In Spirochaeta isovalerica, the genomic window TTTTAATTCTCATGGGCGATCACCAGATTTTTGGAGCCGTCTTCCGTATAAACATTCACCTTCTCCGTGTTGATGGTTAAATAGACTTCGGTTCCCGGTTCGATCATATTATCGATCATGCTTTCTTTAATCACTTCCACTATCTGCTTGTTGGGCAGCTCAATAAAGTAGTGCGTGTTCAACCCTAAGAATACGGTATCTTTTACAACGGCTTTAATGGTGGTTTTATCGTCGGTCAGCATAAACTCTTCCGGACGGATCGACACTTTGACCTTGCCTTTGTAATCCAGATCTTTAATCCGGACTTTATGACCCAGCACATCAACTTCATTTTCTTCGCAATCGGCGAGTATCAAATTCGTACGGCCGATAAAATTGGCGACGAATTCATTAACGGGACGGTGGTAGATGGTCTGGGGCGTGCCGATCTGCTGAATCTCACCGAGATTCATAACTGCGATTCTGTCGCTGATAGCCATGGCCTCTTCCTGGTCATGAGTCACGTAAACCGTGGTTATCCCCACTTCCTTTTGTATATCCCTTATGGCCTGACGCATTTCCAGACGGAGTTTAGCGTCCAGATTGGATAGGGGCTCATCCATTAGCAGCACATCCGGCGCTATCACCAGGGCTCTCGCAAGGGCGACTCTCTGCTGCTGACCGCCGGATAAGTTTTCCGGCATTCTGTCCCTATATTCATAGATCTGCATCAATTTCAGGAATTTATCAGCCATCGGGCCGATCTCTTTTTTGTTATAGTCCCTGTTGTTTAAACCGAACTCCACATTCGCCCTGACTGTCAAATGGGGGAATATAGCATAATTCTGGAAAACCATACCGATGTTTCTTTTGCTCGGGTCCAGATCATTGATGATATTCTCATCAAAATGGAATTCCCCGCCTTCAATGGTGTTAAAACCGGCAATCATTCTCAACAGAGTCGTTTTTCCACATCCCGATGGACCCAGCAATGTAAAAAACTCTCCATCTTTGATTTTCAGACTCAGGTCCGGAATAATGACATTATCTCCGTATTTTTTTAAGGCATTCTTTATGTCTATCGCTACGCTCATTTTCTAATCATCCCCGTATAATAAAGAGGGTGTTGCAAAAGCTGAATACTTTTACAACACCCCAGTTTAGAATTTTCTATTAGTCCAGGCTTGTGAACATTTCGATGTAACGGTCTACAATCGCCTGTTTGTTAGCTGATATATACATAGTATCTTCAACTTTCACATTGATCTGATCGAGAGGTTTCATGTAATCAGCTGTCTGAACGCCTTCGTAAACAGGTCTGTTAGTCAGCGTCATGCCGTAGACGTCCTGCACTTCTTTCGAAGTGATGAAGTCCATGAACAGCCTGGCGGCTTCCGGATGCTTGGCGCCTTTGATGATAGCGGAACCGGCTGGCAGGAACACAACGCCTTCTTCCATGTAGATAACTTCCACGTCAGCACCGTCATTGATCAGAGTCAGGCAGGGGTCTTCATAGGAAAGGCCGATTGTATATTCTCCGTCTCTCACGCCTTTCCATACGGCTGAACTGGATCCGAGGACTTTGAGGTTTCTGAATATATCCGTCACTTTCGCCCAGGCCGCATCGCTTTCATATCCGCCGAAGTCAATCAGCATATTTGTCAGATGAGCGAAAGAGCTTGATGATTTTGCAGGGTCTCCCGAGACTATCTGGCCTTCCAGCTGAGATCCGTATTTGATAATATCTTCATAACCCGTAATGGTGACGCCGGGTAATTTCTCGGCCAGTTTTGTTTTATTGATGACGAGAACACTGCCGTCAAGGGTGTTTTTCGTAACATAACCGCTATCATTTCTATAAGCTTTAACCAGCTGGGAATCGTTTTTGCTGACATAATCAGCCCATAGATCTCTCTGGGCCAGGAGGGTAGCATAGCTTCCG contains:
- a CDS encoding ABC transporter ATP-binding protein, translated to MSVAIDIKNALKKYGDNVIIPDLSLKIKDGEFFTLLGPSGCGKTTLLRMIAGFNTIEGGEFHFDENIINDLDPSKRNIGMVFQNYAIFPHLTVRANVEFGLNNRDYNKKEIGPMADKFLKLMQIYEYRDRMPENLSGGQQQRVALARALVIAPDVLLMDEPLSNLDAKLRLEMRQAIRDIQKEVGITTVYVTHDQEEAMAISDRIAVMNLGEIQQIGTPQTIYHRPVNEFVANFIGRTNLILADCEENEVDVLGHKVRIKDLDYKGKVKVSIRPEEFMLTDDKTTIKAVVKDTVFLGLNTHYFIELPNKQIVEVIKESMIDNMIEPGTEVYLTINTEKVNVYTEDGSKNLVIAHEN
- a CDS encoding extracellular solute-binding protein, whose protein sequence is MKKVLLMTAAVFMLVNLTIAAGGAQESGADNGQEEKKLVVYSPNSEGLLNAVEKPFEEKYGIEVEIISAGTGECLKRIESEKNDPQGDVMYGGSYATLLAQRDLWADYVSKNDSQLVKAYRNDSGYVTKNTLDGSVLVINKTKLAEKLPGVTITGYEDIIKYGSQLEGQIVSGDPAKSSSSFAHLTNMLIDFGGYESDAAWAKVTDIFRNLKVLGSSSAVWKGVRDGEYTIGLSYEDPCLTLINDGADVEVIYMEEGVVFLPAGSAIIKGAKHPEAARLFMDFITSKEVQDVYGMTLTNRPVYEGVQTADYMKPLDQINVKVEDTMYISANKQAIVDRYIEMFTSLD